GTCGCATCTTCGACGCGATCCCGGCGGAGCTCAAGAGCGCCATCGCGGTGGGCGTCGGCCTCTTCATCGCGTTCATCGGCTTCGTCGACTCGGGCTTCGTTCGTGCGACGGGCAACCCGTCGCCGCCGCTGCAGCTCGGTGAGGGCGGCTCGATCGTGTCGTTGCCGACGGGCATGTTCCTGCTCGGCGTCGTGCTCATGGGCATCCTCGTCGCGCGCAAGGTGCGCGGCGCGCTGCTCATCGGCATCGTCGCGACGACGGCGGTCGCGATCGTGCTCGAGGCGATCTTCCAGGTCGGGCCGTCGCTCGGCCAGGACCCGAACGCGTGGAACCTCAACGAGCCGGTGCTGCCGACGACGCTGCTCGCCCTGCCCGACCTGTCGCTCGTGGGCCAGGTGGATCCGTTCGGCGCGTTCGCGCGCATCGGGCCGGTCGCGGCGTCGATGCTCGTCTTCACGTTGTTCTTCCTCAACTTCTTCGACGCCATGGGCTCGATGACGGGCCTCGCCAAGCAGGCGGGCATCGCCGCGCCCGACGGCACGTTCCCGGGCCTCAAGCGCGCGCTCATCGTCGAGGGCGTCGGCGCCGTCGCCGGCGGTGGCGCGAGCGCCTCGTCGAACACGGTCTTCATCGACTCCGCCGCGGGCATCGGCGAGGGCGCCCGCACGGGCCTCGCGTCGGTCGTGACGGGCGTGCTGTTCCTCGCGGCGATGTTCCTCACGCCGCTGACGCAGGTCGTGCCGCTCGAGGTCGCCGCGGCGACGCTCGTGATCGTGGGCGCGCTCATGATGAGCCAGATCCGCGAGATCGACTTCAGCGACTTCCGCGTCGCACTGCCCGCGTTCCTCACGATCGTCGTGATGCCGCTGACCTACAACATCGCGAACGGCATCGGCGTGGGCTTCATCGCCTGGGTGCTCGTGCACGCCGTCTCGGGTCGCGCGAAGACCATCAGCCCGCTGCTGTGGATCGTCGCGGGCCTCTTCGTCGTGTTCTTCGTGCGCGGTCCCATCGAGGCGCTGCTCGGCCTGTAGGGCCGCGCCGCGTCAGGCGGGGATGCGCTCCCAGCGTCCCTCCGACACGACCTCCACCGCGTCGCCGTCGACGACGATCGCCGTCGCGTCGTCGATCGCGTACGCGTCGCACGGCACGTCCCTCGCCCACGCGCGGATGGCGTCGATGCGGGTGTCGTCCATGTCGGGATCCTCGAGGTGCGGGTACGGCGCCAGGTCGACGAGACCCAGCGGTGCCTCCGGCCCCGTCGGGTCGAGGTCGCGGTCGTTGTACGACAGGCCGAGGCTCGCGCCCACCGCCTGGCTGCCCGCCGAGAGGCCGACGTACACGAGGTCGTCGCCCAGGGTCGGCAGCGCGTCGACGAAGCCGGAGCGGCGCATCCAGCCCGCGAGGTAGGTCGGGTCGCCGCCGCCCACGAGCAGCACGTCGGTCTCGCGCAGCCGTGGCAGCCACGCGTCCTCGGGGATCGTCGGCAGCGCCGTGAGCTCGAGCACGCCGATCGAGCGCCAGCCGAGCGTCGTCATCTGCCCGCCGCGCGCATCCGTGAGCAGGTTCGAGGCGATGCTCGCGTCGAACCAGTGCCCGGCGGTGGGGATGACGAGTGCCGAGCACTCGGCGATGGGCCGGGGGAGCAGCCGCTCGAGCGCGGATCGGATGCTGGCGTTCGTGACGCCGGAGGAGGTGAGGAGGAAGCGCATGCCCGGACGCTACCGCGCACCCCCGTCGCCGAGCGCGTCGGTGGGGCGTCGTACCCTTCGGGCATGGACATGGATGCGCGCGTGACCGACTGGCTGCTCGAGGGCGACCCTGGCGTGCGATGGCAGGTGCTGCAGGACCTGCTCGACGCCCCGGCCGACGAGGTCGCCGCCGAGCGCGCGCGGGTCGAGCACGAGGGCGTCGGTGCTGCGCTGCTCGCGGCGCGCGGCGACGACGGCCTGTGGGCAGGCGGTGCGTGGGCGCCGAAGGGCTGGTCGTGGGACGACGGCACGCCCCAGGCGTGGACGGCGACGTCGTGGGTGCTCGAGTCGCTGTGCGACGTCGGCATGCCCGCGGACGCGCCCATCATGGCCGAGACCGTCGCGCTCATCGCTGCCAACGGGCGCTGGGAGTACCACGACGGCCCGTTCTGGGATGGCGAGGTCGACTCGTGCATCAACGGCCGCACGATCCGCGCGGGTGCGCGGTTCGGCGCCGACGTGTCGGCGATCGTCGCCTACTGCGTCGAGGATCAGCAGCCCGATGGCGGCTGGAACTGCTTCCGCCTCGAGGACGAGGGCTCGTCGCGATCGTCGTTCGCGAGCACGCTCTCGGTGCTCGAGGGGCTGCTCGAGCACGAGCAGCGCACGGGCGTCTCGTCGGCCGACATGCGCGCGAGGGGCGTGGAGTTCCTGCTCGAGCGCTCCCTCATGCGCGGCCTGCGCTCTGGCGAGATCGTCGACGAGCGGTACCTGCGCTTCCCGTTCCCGCCGCGATTCCGCTACGACGTGCTGCGCGCGCTCGACCACCTGCGCCTCGCGGGCGTCGCCCCCGAGCCGCGCATGCGCGAGGCGGTCGAGGCCGTCCGCGCGAAGCGGCAGGCGGATGGGCGCTGGCTCGCCGAGTACGACGACCCGGGCGCCGAGACGTTGCGACTCGACGCGCCCGTCGGCGAGCCGAGCCGGTGGACCACGCTGCGTGCCCTGCGCGTGCTGCGCTGGGCCGACGAGGGCTGACCCGAGCGCGCTCGGCGCGCAGCCTCAGTCGCTCGACACCGCCGCGAGCACCTCGGGCCACGCCCGATCGAGCCGGTCGCCGCCGATGCGGATGCCGAGCCACACGGCGACGCCGCCGATCGCGAGGCCGGCGGGCAGCGCGAGCCAGCCGAGCCACGGCATCCACACGACGCCGAGCACGGCGAGCACCGTCGCCGGCGCACCCGCCACGGCGATGACCGGCAGCATGATGCCCATCGCGGCGAACGACTGGGCGCCGCCCGACGAGCCACGGCCGAACGGCCCCTGCTCGGGTGCGGGCGCCCTGCCTGGCAGGAACGCGCCGACGGCGATGCCGACGCCCGCAGCGACGAGCGACGTCGAGACGGATGCGCCGAGGCTCGCGGGCAGCAGATCCCAGCGGCCCGTGATCCCCGACACGAGCACGCTCGCGAGCACGATCGACGGCCCCAGCACGATGGCCATCGCGAGCAGCCGGCCGGCGCGGTCGGCGCGCCCGGGGACGCCCGTGAGCACGTGCAGGGCCAGCGCATCCTTGTCGTAGGCGAGCGCCAGCTGGGCGATCTGGCCCACGATGAGCGCCATGATGAGCGGCAGGAACGCCGCGAGCTCGGGCACGAGCACGCCGGAGGCGACCTGCGTGCCGACGAGGATGAGCGGCAGCACGAGCGTCGCGATCGCGTTGAGCAGGTGCCGGGGGTCGCGGCGGAAGAGGCGGATGCTGCGCGCCGCGACGGCGCCGGTGGGCGTGGCGGGCACGAGGCGGTCGACGATGCCGCCAGACCGCACGCGGCCGCCGCCGGAGGCCTGCACGGGCTCCACGAGGCGAGCGGCGAGCTGCGCGCCCCACGCCCACCACAGCAGCGCGACGGTGCCGAGCGCGATGACGAGGCGGATGCCGGCCGCGAGCCAGTCGCCCGTCGCGATGGCGGCTGGCACGCCTGCCGTGGCGCCGAGCGGCGTCCACGCGAGCACGCCGGCCGCCTGCTCGAGCAGCGCCTGCACCGACGCCGACTCGGCGATGGCGCGTGCGACGACGCTGAGCAGCAGACCCGACGAGATGAGCAGCACCATGAGCACGACGGTCGCGACGTCGCGCGTGCGGCGCGACGCGAGCGTGCGGGCGAGCACGCCCGACAGCACGCGGGCGCCGAGCATGCACGTGAGCAGCGCGACGGGCAGCATGACGATCGCGGCGACGAGCGCGGGCACGGAGGCGCTCCA
The sequence above is a segment of the Agrococcus jejuensis genome. Coding sequences within it:
- a CDS encoding NCS2 family permease; the encoded protein is MARTAIAGRLDGYFKIRERGSTIPQEVRGGLVTFFAMAYIIVLNPLIIGGFSIDQAAVDVEGGWLPNGQVAAVTALIGGLMTIAMGVVANVPFGLAAGLGINSFLAFTLVGELTWPEAMGLVVINGVLIVVLSVTGLRRRIFDAIPAELKSAIAVGVGLFIAFIGFVDSGFVRATGNPSPPLQLGEGGSIVSLPTGMFLLGVVLMGILVARKVRGALLIGIVATTAVAIVLEAIFQVGPSLGQDPNAWNLNEPVLPTTLLALPDLSLVGQVDPFGAFARIGPVAASMLVFTLFFLNFFDAMGSMTGLAKQAGIAAPDGTFPGLKRALIVEGVGAVAGGGASASSNTVFIDSAAGIGEGARTGLASVVTGVLFLAAMFLTPLTQVVPLEVAAATLVIVGALMMSQIREIDFSDFRVALPAFLTIVVMPLTYNIANGIGVGFIAWVLVHAVSGRAKTISPLLWIVAGLFVVFFVRGPIEALLGL
- a CDS encoding Type 1 glutamine amidotransferase-like domain-containing protein, encoding MRFLLTSSGVTNASIRSALERLLPRPIAECSALVIPTAGHWFDASIASNLLTDARGGQMTTLGWRSIGVLELTALPTIPEDAWLPRLRETDVLLVGGGDPTYLAGWMRRSGFVDALPTLGDDLVYVGLSAGSQAVGASLGLSYNDRDLDPTGPEAPLGLVDLAPYPHLEDPDMDDTRIDAIRAWARDVPCDAYAIDDATAIVVDGDAVEVVSEGRWERIPA